In the genome of Flavobacteriales bacterium, one region contains:
- the recO gene encoding DNA repair protein RecO: MFRTCEAIVLNSIRFQENKLITRVLTEDLGMRSVISSRGNAKSNRNKGLLQPLSILEISFSLREKSQLHHIREVQNAHPLLTLQQDPIKISLALFTAELLHKALREEATSPQLFRFVRQTIIDLDDAPGVSSSFIIGFPLGLMRHLGIQPHNNRTEDAPYFHLEEGEFFRHPASSPDAPTREESLVLSEMLEALPGDVVFNTIGRPMRKRLTAILLSYLRFHRPGFGELRSYQVLEQVFH; the protein is encoded by the coding sequence ATGTTCCGCACCTGCGAAGCCATCGTACTCAACAGCATCCGTTTTCAGGAAAATAAATTGATCACCCGGGTGTTGACCGAAGATCTCGGCATGCGCTCTGTAATCAGTTCAAGGGGAAACGCCAAAAGCAACCGCAACAAAGGCTTGCTTCAACCACTGAGTATCCTGGAAATATCGTTTTCTCTCAGGGAAAAATCCCAGCTGCATCATATACGGGAAGTACAGAATGCACATCCACTGCTTACCCTTCAACAAGATCCGATCAAAATTTCGCTGGCCCTTTTTACAGCTGAGTTGCTGCACAAGGCTTTGAGGGAGGAAGCGACTTCACCGCAATTGTTCCGTTTCGTCAGGCAAACCATCATTGATCTCGATGATGCACCTGGGGTATCCTCTTCATTTATCATCGGGTTTCCTCTGGGATTAATGCGTCACCTGGGCATACAACCGCACAACAACCGCACCGAAGATGCGCCGTATTTTCATCTTGAGGAAGGTGAATTTTTCAGGCATCCGGCATCATCTCCTGATGCGCCAACCCGGGAGGAAAGCCTGGTTTTATCGGAAATGCTGGAGGCATTACCCGGTGACGTGGTATTCAACACCATCGGCCGACCCATGCGCAAACGGTTGACCGCAATCCTGCTCAGTTATCTC